The genomic segment CGGCAAGTCCGCGAGCCGATGGCGCATTGGGCCCCCAACTTCGCCGTCATCGTGTTCATGCTCGCGATCTCCGCCATCGTTTTTGCGCTGGTGTACACGACCTATCTCGCGCCGCGCGAGCAACCTACGCCGACGCTCTCTGCCAGTAGAGACATCGGGGAGACTCCTTCCGTCGCGTCGACACCGACGGTCGGATCTCCCGCAGCAGCGCGGACCTCGACGGCCATACCGGAGACACCCACTCCCGGCACGCTGGGGCTGAGAACCACGGCGCCGACAACACAACCCACAGAAAGCCCTGCACCCGTCACTCCGACAGCCGCTCCCGTTGAGGCAACGCAACCTTCTCCACCGCCGAGCGAGGAGCACACGTTCGAGATTCTCGCGCAAGGTCGCGTCTGGGTGCAGGCAACCGTCGATGGCCAAACCGTGTTGGCCGAGGTGCTCGAGCCCGGTACGAGACGAGTGTTCCGGGGACAGACGATGACGGTGTCGTCCGGTAACGCACCGCTGGTTCGAGTCATCATCGACGGGGAAGACCGTGGTCCCCTCGGCCAGCGCTGGGACGAATCGGCGACCTATCCGTAACGGTTCGCCCGCTCTTCGCCGACCCCGCGACTGAAGGCTGGAA from the Thermomicrobium sp. 4228-Ro genome contains:
- a CDS encoding helix-turn-helix domain-containing protein; translation: MGEFGELLRNARAYRGVSLTDAERATRIHRRYLAALEQEAFDQLPPLTYARGIVRIYAQYLGLDPLTVLAKFEEAHGQRSMGFRVVPAVRQVREPMAHWAPNFAVIVFMLAISAIVFALVYTTYLAPREQPTPTLSASRDIGETPSVASTPTVGSPAAARTSTAIPETPTPGTLGLRTTAPTTQPTESPAPVTPTAAPVEATQPSPPPSEEHTFEILAQGRVWVQATVDGQTVLAEVLEPGTRRVFRGQTMTVSSGNAPLVRVIIDGEDRGPLGQRWDESATYP